A single Arcobacter sp. FWKO B DNA region contains:
- a CDS encoding cytochrome C: MNKLLKIAMAGALLLGITATVASASPDRGQRIYQKDLNGPCNATGAKVAAAHSQDEWKDIKESGKLGEAMNKICPNLPATFFEGKNERYIDSLFDFFIHYANDSGNVPSC, from the coding sequence ATGAACAAATTACTAAAAATCGCTATGGCTGGTGCTTTACTTTTAGGGATCACTGCTACTGTTGCAAGTGCTAGTCCAGATAGAGGTCAAAGAATATATCAAAAAGACTTAAATGGTCCTTGTAATGCTACAGGAGCAAAAGTTGCAGCTGCTCATTCTCAAGATGAGTGGAAAGATATTAAAGAATCAGGTAAACTTGGAGAAGCAATGAATAAAATTTGCCCAAATTTACCAGCAACTTTCTTTGAAGGTAAAAATGAAAGATACATAGATAGTCTATTTGATTTCTTTATCCACTATGCAAATGATTCAGGAAATGTACCATCTTGCTAA
- a CDS encoding NFACT RNA binding domain-containing protein: MKHYELSAIVTYLQNFKNIKIIKRVDNNTIKIEFDKLNIIYFDLTKGNSQVYKIKHANVESRNFNAPFDIILQKKFTNTTIKKVFLLNNDRIIRFEISSKSSYKEEITYLQLEFTGTNTNIIILDQNEIVLEALRHISENISTRVVKVGQKLDAIPLPSYSPKSSVIDDIEEYLYDIYDKKESKVLQNIKSVKLNLLKKEEQKIQNILNSLPNKEALELDSQETYIKANILLSNTYLIKPYQKDVVLEDFSGNKVSFDLSNVSNVSMYINKLFTTAKKYKQKAQNLYIEKENLEQKLSFIKKVQQIILNAKSVNELEFYLPKKEKNQTKTKKEHNYQLFMVDGYKIMLGRNERENIELLENAKANDFWFHLKDSPSAHVIVPTSKKELPINVIETAAKICAEFSTSYGGDYWVDYTKRRELKIQTKANVLYNNYQTIKVKV; this comes from the coding sequence ATGAAACATTACGAACTAAGTGCTATAGTCACATATCTTCAGAATTTTAAAAATATTAAAATAATAAAAAGGGTAGATAACAATACAATAAAGATAGAATTTGACAAATTGAATATAATATATTTTGATTTAACAAAAGGAAATTCACAAGTTTATAAAATAAAACATGCTAATGTTGAGTCAAGAAACTTCAACGCCCCATTTGATATTATTTTACAAAAGAAATTTACAAATACTACTATAAAAAAAGTTTTTTTACTTAACAATGATAGGATAATTAGATTTGAAATATCTTCAAAGAGTAGTTATAAAGAGGAAATTACTTACTTACAACTTGAATTTACAGGAACAAATACAAATATTATAATACTTGATCAAAATGAAATAGTTTTAGAAGCATTAAGACATATTAGTGAGAATATATCTACAAGGGTAGTTAAAGTTGGACAAAAACTTGACGCTATCCCCTTACCATCATATTCTCCAAAGTCTTCAGTAATTGATGATATTGAAGAGTATCTATATGATATATATGATAAAAAAGAGTCAAAAGTACTCCAAAATATAAAGTCTGTAAAATTAAATTTACTTAAAAAGGAAGAACAAAAAATACAAAATATTCTCAATTCTCTCCCTAATAAAGAGGCTTTAGAATTAGATTCACAAGAGACATATATTAAAGCAAATATACTATTGTCTAATACTTATTTAATAAAACCATATCAAAAAGATGTAGTTTTAGAAGATTTTTCAGGTAATAAAGTAAGTTTTGATTTGTCCAATGTATCTAATGTATCAATGTATATAAATAAACTTTTTACAACAGCCAAAAAGTATAAACAAAAAGCTCAAAATTTATATATAGAAAAAGAAAATTTAGAGCAAAAACTCTCTTTTATTAAAAAAGTTCAGCAAATTATTTTGAATGCAAAAAGTGTAAATGAGCTTGAATTTTATTTACCTAAAAAAGAAAAAAATCAGACAAAAACAAAAAAAGAGCATAATTATCAGCTGTTTATGGTAGATGGCTATAAAATAATGTTAGGAAGAAATGAAAGAGAAAATATAGAACTTTTAGAAAATGCTAAAGCAAATGATTTTTGGTTTCATTTAAAAGATAGTCCATCTGCTCATGTAATAGTACCAACTTCAAAAAAAGAATTACCAATTAATGTTATTGAAACAGCGGCAAAAATCTGTGCGGAGTTTAGTACAAGTTATGGTGGTGATTATTGGGTTGATTATACCAAAAGAAGGGAGT